One part of the Candidatus Poribacteria bacterium genome encodes these proteins:
- the atpH gene encoding ATP synthase F1 subunit delta, with amino-acid sequence MHNLRIARRYAKALVLAAVEADTVAEVREAAASLLGAFEGAEELRAYVADSLIPPATKRAVFDQLFADQYHPLFVSFLLLMVDRRRERDLQPTVEEALRQLDERSGVEKAVVRSAVPLTEAQSQALAAALSRMRGTTVELVTHVDPSLQAGFVAQLADTVVDASLTGQLARVRERLIEG; translated from the coding sequence GTGCATAACCTGCGCATCGCTCGTCGATATGCCAAGGCGCTGGTGCTCGCCGCCGTCGAGGCGGACACAGTCGCCGAGGTCCGCGAAGCCGCCGCCAGTTTGTTGGGCGCGTTTGAGGGCGCCGAGGAACTGCGCGCCTACGTCGCCGATTCGCTGATCCCCCCGGCGACGAAGCGAGCCGTATTCGACCAGCTATTCGCCGACCAGTATCATCCTCTCTTCGTCAGCTTTCTGCTGCTGATGGTCGATCGCCGGCGTGAGCGCGACCTTCAGCCGACCGTCGAAGAGGCGCTTCGACAACTCGACGAACGGTCCGGGGTCGAGAAGGCAGTCGTCCGAAGCGCCGTGCCGCTCACCGAGGCGCAGTCACAGGCACTGGCGGCGGCTCTCTCGCGCATGCGCGGCACGACCGTCGAACTCGTTACGCACGTGGACCCGTCGCTACAGGCAGGTTTCGTGGCTCAGCTCGCGGACACCGTCGTCGACGCCTCGCTGACGGGGCAGTTGGCGAGGGTGCGCGAACGCCTGATCGAGGGGTAG
- the atpF gene encoding F0F1 ATP synthase subunit B → MLRLTGAIRRYALGAMTVAMTAMAWVSFAEEAAHGAEGGGGVAAQLHLDPKIILAQVVGFLVMFVILWFAVFRRVGGLLDKRRDDIAARLRKLEEDQAELDRRNAEAQRRLIDAEREAMQRLNATVEEAARIRDDILAKAHAGAEAELERARETIERETAAAVRQIRTEVADLAIQAASTILSEDLNDDRHRRLVNDFIERIPERAVEAR, encoded by the coding sequence ATGCTAAGACTCACCGGCGCGATACGACGATATGCCCTTGGGGCAATGACCGTGGCGATGACGGCGATGGCGTGGGTTTCCTTTGCCGAGGAAGCCGCCCATGGCGCTGAGGGTGGCGGTGGCGTCGCCGCGCAACTCCATCTGGACCCGAAGATCATCCTGGCGCAGGTCGTCGGGTTCCTCGTCATGTTCGTCATCCTGTGGTTCGCGGTCTTCCGCCGTGTCGGGGGGCTGCTGGACAAGCGCCGTGACGACATCGCCGCACGCCTGCGGAAGCTCGAAGAGGATCAGGCGGAGCTCGACCGGCGCAACGCCGAAGCTCAGCGCCGCCTCATCGACGCGGAACGCGAGGCGATGCAGCGCCTGAACGCGACCGTCGAGGAAGCCGCGCGCATCCGCGACGACATCCTCGCCAAGGCGCACGCCGGAGCGGAAGCGGAGCTCGAACGCGCGAGAGAGACCATCGAACGAGAAACGGCGGCGGCGGTCCGGCAGATTCGCACGGAAGTCGCGGACCTCGCCATCCAGGCGGCGAGCACGATTCTCAGCGAAGACCTGAACGATGACCGGCATCGCCGGCTTGTGAACGACTTCATCGAACGGATTCCAGAGCGGGCTGTGGAGGCGCGTTAG
- a CDS encoding ATP synthase F0 subunit C translates to MLYLAALALAVGFGLPVAILAAATAQGKVIAQGLEGMSRQPEAAPAIQTAMLIGLAFIELFILLSFVLAFVVQGKLPQLTPQEVIDVTKAQQKVEAPASLPAAAPTAPAMDMGAH, encoded by the coding sequence ATGCTCTATTTGGCAGCGCTCGCGCTCGCGGTGGGTTTCGGATTGCCGGTCGCGATCCTCGCCGCCGCGACGGCACAAGGCAAGGTGATCGCGCAGGGGCTTGAGGGGATGTCTCGCCAGCCCGAGGCGGCTCCCGCGATCCAGACCGCCATGCTCATCGGTCTCGCGTTCATCGAGCTGTTCATTCTGCTTTCGTTCGTTCTGGCGTTCGTCGTTCAGGGCAAGCTGCCGCAACTGACGCCTCAGGAAGTGATCGACGTCACGAAGGCGCAGCAGAAGGTCGAGGCTCCGGCTTCGCTGCCGGCGGCTGCGCCCACGGCTCCGGCGATGGACATGGGCGCCCACTAG
- the atpB gene encoding F0F1 ATP synthase subunit A, producing MTDHPRPPRACARRAFRVSAWIGAFLSIPFAASAATEGHNSFLAPLLPESWRRALYARANWGELDVIPNTILVLVVIILTMLWLARRLNPLPVTRSQNFIEWLVDGLDKQFSPVLGPAGRKYLPLIESFFVFILVANLSGFVPAFQAPTAELNTTIALAVVSIVLVQFIAIKELGPWGYFMHLWGRPVWLGILMFPIEAITQGARVVSLSLRLFANIYAKEVVLGALFVLATQVFYIPVQLPVLFIGLLASLIQAFIFSILTAVYIGQFLEHAHSHGDHEHGDHAAQAHAAH from the coding sequence ATGACTGACCATCCAAGACCCCCTCGTGCGTGTGCGAGACGTGCGTTCCGCGTGAGCGCCTGGATCGGCGCATTCCTGTCGATTCCGTTCGCCGCGAGCGCTGCAACCGAAGGGCACAACTCCTTCCTCGCGCCGCTCCTGCCGGAATCGTGGCGTCGTGCGCTTTACGCGCGGGCGAACTGGGGCGAGTTGGACGTCATTCCGAACACGATCCTCGTCCTGGTGGTCATCATCCTGACGATGCTGTGGCTCGCCCGCAGGCTGAACCCGCTGCCGGTGACGCGTTCGCAGAACTTCATCGAGTGGCTCGTGGACGGGCTCGACAAGCAGTTTTCGCCGGTGCTGGGGCCCGCTGGGCGGAAGTACCTACCACTCATCGAGTCGTTCTTCGTCTTCATCCTCGTTGCGAACTTATCCGGCTTCGTCCCGGCGTTCCAGGCTCCGACCGCCGAGTTGAACACGACGATTGCTCTGGCGGTCGTATCCATCGTGCTCGTCCAGTTCATCGCCATCAAGGAGCTGGGCCCCTGGGGCTATTTCATGCACCTGTGGGGTCGCCCGGTCTGGCTGGGCATCCTGATGTTCCCCATCGAGGCGATCACGCAGGGCGCGCGCGTGGTTTCGCTCTCGCTCCGTCTGTTTGCGAACATCTACGCCAAAGAGGTCGTGCTGGGCGCGCTGTTCGTTCTGGCGACGCAGGTCTTCTACATCCCGGTTCAGCTTCCGGTTCTGTTCATCGGTTTGCTGGCGAGTCTGATCCAAGCCTTCATCTTCTCGATCCTCACGGCGGTCTACATCGGGCAGTTCCTGGAACACGCCCACAGCCATGGGGATCATGAGCACGGCGACCATGCCGCCCAGGCGCATGCGGCGCACTGA